The Nitrospira sp. KM1 genome includes a window with the following:
- a CDS encoding PilW family protein, whose amino-acid sequence MKHRPSEFCEAGVTLVELMIGLAVASIIIIAGFTVLTTTDKSTKANEQTAATQQNARLAMELIARDVKLAGFRMPLTPNVPVGGTAGNCAPSGTSSAIRPVDKISTASVAPNDDGPDTISLIVPRTNPGWKLSQGVPVSPSSSFSAINLSATAVTEMQGEGMADSSGAYISIGGVVTAQVTTASGGTINLSPAQTLPVTFPQNTQVYLLQCITYSIGQDAAVCDTTGPCLLRTVDTGTAQPTTTNIVDGVEDIQFALGCDGCNAAIKSGVPDGVIDDWNSNNTFDAADWQTNRVWAPLTFDPATIRLVQVNVVARQTTRDQGLGEAQQGGVLTAAPLTISDHLHSADAGYALSTYQQFRRRVLTRTVAARNVEQ is encoded by the coding sequence ATGAAACATCGACCTTCTGAATTCTGTGAGGCAGGCGTCACATTGGTTGAGTTGATGATTGGGCTTGCCGTGGCAAGCATCATCATCATTGCAGGCTTTACGGTCCTGACGACGACGGATAAGTCCACAAAAGCGAACGAACAGACAGCGGCGACTCAACAAAATGCCAGACTGGCCATGGAGCTTATTGCTCGAGATGTCAAGCTTGCGGGGTTTCGAATGCCCCTAACCCCAAATGTGCCCGTGGGCGGGACGGCGGGAAATTGTGCTCCGAGCGGTACGAGCTCGGCAATTAGACCGGTTGACAAAATCTCAACTGCATCTGTCGCTCCGAATGACGACGGTCCGGATACCATTTCCCTGATTGTGCCGCGTACGAATCCAGGGTGGAAACTGTCGCAGGGAGTGCCCGTCTCTCCGTCTTCGTCCTTTTCGGCTATCAATCTTAGCGCCACTGCCGTAACCGAGATGCAAGGCGAAGGCATGGCGGACAGCAGCGGTGCCTATATATCTATCGGTGGTGTGGTGACGGCTCAGGTAACGACCGCCAGTGGCGGAACGATCAATCTAAGTCCCGCTCAGACCCTCCCTGTCACATTTCCGCAGAACACACAAGTGTACTTACTGCAATGTATTACTTATTCCATCGGTCAGGATGCCGCTGTATGCGACACGACCGGGCCATGCCTTCTTCGGACGGTGGATACAGGAACTGCCCAGCCAACGACTACCAATATAGTGGATGGGGTAGAGGACATCCAATTCGCTCTTGGATGTGACGGATGTAATGCCGCGATTAAGTCTGGTGTGCCGGATGGTGTCATTGACGATTGGAATTCGAATAACACCTTTGATGCCGCGGATTGGCAGACGAATCGCGTCTGGGCGCCATTGACATTCGATCCGGCTACGATCCGCTTGGTTCAGGTCAATGTGGTGGCACGGCAAACAACGAGGGATCAAGGCCTTGGAGAGGCGCAACAAGGCGGTGTACTAACGGCCGCTCCCCTTACCATCAGCGACCATCTTCATTCAGCCGATGCAGGTTATGCGCTTTCGACCTATCAGCAATTCCGCCGTCGGGTGTTGACGAGGACGGTTGCTGCACGAAACGTTGAACAATGA
- a CDS encoding Tfp pilus assembly protein FimT/FimU, with the protein MDCKQIQTNGFTLVEIMIVTAIIGIASAIAIPAVSDWLAGHHLKQGVTELVGDMNLAKLAAINRNRQATVTIQMSGALVEVSGTSGGRAIFQTATLMPRVTALPGGPTTVNFSSMGLSTSTVPQTIQLQNEKGITYSVSVMPSGKVSWCAKATCP; encoded by the coding sequence ATGGACTGCAAGCAGATTCAAACAAACGGTTTCACGCTGGTCGAAATCATGATTGTGACGGCCATTATTGGAATCGCTTCTGCCATCGCAATACCCGCTGTCAGTGACTGGTTGGCTGGGCATCACTTAAAGCAAGGCGTTACGGAACTCGTGGGAGATATGAACCTGGCAAAACTGGCAGCGATAAACCGAAACCGGCAAGCCACGGTCACGATTCAAATGTCAGGAGCGCTGGTTGAGGTGAGTGGGACATCCGGTGGTCGGGCAATTTTTCAGACGGCTACTTTGATGCCACGGGTCACAGCCCTGCCCGGCGGACCGACGACCGTGAATTTCTCTTCCATGGGACTCAGCACCTCGACAGTACCCCAAACGATTCAATTGCAGAACGAGAAAGGGATCACCTACTCCGTATCGGTCATGCCGTCTGGAAAAGTGTCGTGGTGTGCAAAAGCCACTTGTCCATAA
- a CDS encoding pilus assembly protein, with protein MNKLTFTLLVAIVSGIVGHSAVAQVTMNNYTAYPPFITKTVPPAVMLMMTKDHRLFFKGYNDIVDLDNGKPGGDAAVDTTYKDNIDYVGYFDPKKCYDYSGGAGFGGTGQFNPSAAGTGTYSHYCTAKWSGNFLNWATMARIDIIRKVLYGGKRIQDDPGTSGTAMSGNNGVTVLARTITPRDAHAWAKPYAGADLSSLVPSAALGIGTAVTICNTNSAVGETVGYMMVLNGSIPNADSTEVTQCNAAAPNPVFVAADIKATYRVAVKVCDWTVGLESNCDTYYDDNSPSATTKYTYKPQGLLQRMAVNTNGSVGTADDTVTMRFGLISGSYERNFSGGVLRSKAADLYGQEINRRTGQILGTSKVIKTIDMFRIVGYDFTNSRYNAGGNDGTCQVDGGIPTEGNCKSWGEPFAEMFYEAIRYFRGLAASTGNATTQFYKTSGNGPDNSITSYAIGNGTFASSTFPIEANTGYGDPYTGSPAICEYCAKPFVLMLGDAFPSHDSDQLPGAQNWSSAPSRVTPTADDTGLDLSALLTASSMNTLDPVSSVFIGEVNGGTTNSVCSPKATTTFLNIRGLCPEEPNKYGSYYLPILAHYAKTTDLRAALGNDTANLVKQSITTYAVVASAPVPILEFTVGTNKVQVTPSFHSGCPAVSASSPATDPYKYYGCATAGQGAWGSSAPTGGNKGQLVAFDICANDADWSGVAGEQTINGYTSCYEIMWDDATYGGDYDLDIRYRLYIKSNGTNTITVKTKPIYASAGNGNWAGFYINGVASGHSATGYGSPLQNRTNILTGSGEYYDIRCGDSIPPANGGAGNSGGPGTECHGYNPNGTWNATNNAPYTNQWAERTFTVNGSNAGLLKDPLWYAAKYGGFKDSDKVSTSGHNLPDKTSEWDANGDGTPDTYFYAQNPLELEGRLAAAFAAILNQTSSGTAASVLSSSTSGEGALYQSYFYPTQFEQEREVKYAGYVHGLFVDAYGNLREDTNGDGRLVLKDEDRIVVTRYDAIKDQLAVDIYVDKNGDGKADPNKDTSVPPDMIPDIAVCDDAPHQCDVSITDINPIWEGGRRLAIMPPANRYIYTWVDLDNDKLVNSAGPTAAAGEFISFDTTNQSKISGYLNLSGAPAALTAANVINFIRGTQITGLRDRTLTVKNDSGVSTSMVWKLGDSVYSTPVVVGGPKERYDVLYGDATYVPFYQQYRNRRQVAYLGANDGMLHAFNVGFYNKGDDTSTSPTIEHGWFSNSATTDGRGMNRGDELWAFIPQELLPHLRWLADPSYTHVYYVDLKPKITDARIFTPDADHPNGWGTILIGGFRMGGSCGSCTGGQGTPMTFAADFNNDTIADAARTFYSAYFVLDVTNPEKLPQLLWSYSDTNLGLAMSYPSVVRVRPLGGDKTLNADAQWYVLFGSGATSYDAGVGQVAKVYAVNLKDRMTSAASTTITIFDAGGTISSPPNSFVGDLASIDRDLDYRADVIYGGKVINASPWEGKLIRLTTGCWKASSPVCNTDPGLWGVPSGGTAPAPTRAPSEILYQFKNATGATKNTLGPLPQAPGLALDEVGNTWVFAGTGRYYTQLSGSGDKIDTSTQFLVGVKDPVLQGSGGCSDSTITSCRIDDATNNELIDMSTSTICQLGNGTCGGSTQQVTSVPAMASGGTYASLISLVQSKKGWFTKLSVPASGPSERSVANPVVIGGIVFFPTFLPSSDVCVAAGSSSLYALYYVTGGAYSSPIVGMTGQNINNKTSLGEGLATTVAIHLGAQGDGTTGSGSLSGLKGCSQASTGAINCVNAGTASAVASRYLSWINQKD; from the coding sequence ATGAACAAGCTGACGTTCACTCTCCTTGTCGCTATCGTATCGGGAATAGTCGGTCACTCCGCGGTTGCGCAAGTCACGATGAACAACTATACGGCTTATCCGCCTTTCATTACCAAGACCGTACCGCCCGCCGTCATGCTGATGATGACGAAAGACCATCGTCTTTTTTTCAAAGGCTATAACGATATCGTCGATCTGGACAACGGAAAGCCAGGCGGAGACGCGGCCGTCGATACCACGTACAAAGACAATATTGACTATGTCGGCTACTTCGACCCGAAGAAATGCTACGACTATTCTGGCGGAGCCGGTTTCGGCGGAACTGGACAATTTAACCCGAGTGCCGCTGGAACTGGGACATATAGCCACTATTGTACAGCCAAGTGGAGTGGAAATTTCCTGAATTGGGCCACGATGGCTCGGATCGACATTATTCGTAAAGTCCTCTATGGGGGTAAGCGCATCCAGGACGATCCTGGAACGTCGGGTACAGCCATGAGCGGAAACAATGGTGTCACAGTATTGGCCCGAACCATCACACCTCGCGATGCTCATGCATGGGCTAAACCGTATGCTGGCGCTGATCTTAGTTCTTTGGTTCCAAGCGCAGCGCTTGGAATCGGTACGGCAGTCACGATCTGCAATACCAACAGTGCAGTTGGAGAAACTGTGGGATACATGATGGTGCTGAACGGTAGCATTCCAAATGCCGACAGTACGGAGGTCACGCAATGTAATGCCGCGGCACCGAATCCTGTATTTGTCGCTGCTGATATCAAAGCGACTTATCGTGTTGCGGTTAAAGTTTGCGATTGGACCGTCGGCTTGGAATCCAATTGCGATACCTATTACGACGACAATTCACCCAGTGCAACAACCAAGTATACATATAAGCCACAAGGATTGCTCCAACGCATGGCAGTGAATACCAACGGAAGTGTTGGGACGGCGGATGACACCGTCACCATGCGCTTCGGCTTGATTTCAGGAAGTTACGAACGAAATTTCAGCGGGGGGGTTCTTCGAAGCAAGGCAGCGGATCTCTACGGTCAAGAAATCAACCGCCGAACAGGGCAGATTCTCGGCACATCGAAAGTTATCAAGACAATAGATATGTTTAGAATCGTCGGGTACGACTTTACAAATTCTCGCTATAACGCAGGCGGAAACGATGGGACATGTCAGGTAGACGGCGGAATTCCTACCGAAGGCAATTGCAAGAGCTGGGGCGAACCCTTCGCTGAAATGTTTTATGAAGCGATCCGATATTTCAGAGGACTTGCGGCTAGCACTGGAAATGCAACCACACAGTTCTATAAGACCTCGGGCAATGGGCCCGATAACAGCATAACGAGTTATGCGATAGGCAACGGCACGTTTGCATCGAGCACGTTTCCAATCGAAGCCAACACGGGCTATGGAGATCCCTACACCGGGTCGCCGGCAATTTGTGAGTATTGCGCTAAGCCATTTGTTCTAATGTTAGGTGATGCCTTTCCTTCGCACGATTCGGATCAGCTGCCAGGTGCCCAGAATTGGTCTTCGGCTCCCAGCCGAGTCACTCCCACGGCAGACGATACAGGGTTGGACTTATCGGCCCTGTTGACTGCATCCTCAATGAATACATTGGATCCTGTTAGTTCGGTGTTCATTGGCGAAGTCAATGGCGGTACAACCAACAGTGTCTGTTCTCCGAAGGCAACGACGACGTTTCTTAATATCCGGGGGCTGTGCCCTGAAGAGCCGAACAAGTACGGATCTTACTATCTTCCAATCTTGGCCCATTATGCGAAAACGACCGACTTGCGTGCTGCTTTGGGGAATGATACGGCAAATTTGGTCAAGCAAAGCATTACGACCTATGCGGTCGTCGCGAGCGCCCCAGTCCCCATTCTGGAATTCACAGTGGGAACAAACAAGGTGCAAGTTACACCGTCATTTCACAGTGGCTGTCCGGCAGTGTCCGCTTCTTCCCCTGCTACTGATCCATACAAGTACTATGGCTGCGCGACTGCGGGGCAAGGAGCTTGGGGATCGTCAGCGCCCACTGGGGGGAACAAGGGCCAACTCGTAGCTTTTGATATCTGTGCTAACGATGCCGACTGGAGCGGAGTCGCAGGTGAGCAGACAATCAACGGATATACATCTTGTTATGAGATCATGTGGGATGACGCCACATATGGAGGAGACTACGACCTCGATATTCGTTACCGCCTCTATATAAAGTCGAATGGTACCAATACGATCACGGTAAAAACCAAGCCCATCTATGCCTCAGCTGGCAATGGAAACTGGGCTGGTTTCTATATCAATGGCGTTGCCTCAGGACATTCTGCGACTGGGTACGGCAGTCCCTTACAGAATCGGACGAACATTCTTACCGGATCAGGTGAGTATTACGACATTCGTTGCGGAGACAGTATACCTCCTGCTAATGGAGGAGCGGGCAATAGCGGGGGGCCAGGTACGGAATGTCATGGATACAATCCGAATGGAACTTGGAATGCCACCAATAACGCTCCGTACACTAATCAGTGGGCAGAGCGTACGTTTACAGTTAATGGTTCCAATGCAGGTCTTTTGAAAGATCCCCTTTGGTATGCAGCAAAATATGGAGGATTCAAAGATAGCGATAAGGTCTCGACGAGTGGGCACAACCTGCCAGACAAGACATCTGAATGGGATGCCAATGGTGATGGGACACCTGACACATATTTCTACGCGCAGAATCCGTTGGAGTTGGAAGGCAGGCTGGCTGCCGCCTTTGCGGCAATCTTAAATCAGACGTCTTCCGGTACGGCAGCGTCAGTTTTGTCATCCTCCACCAGCGGTGAGGGCGCATTGTATCAATCCTACTTTTATCCTACTCAATTTGAGCAGGAACGTGAAGTCAAGTATGCCGGGTATGTGCACGGGCTCTTTGTCGACGCCTATGGAAATCTCCGCGAGGACACGAATGGTGACGGGCGTCTGGTGCTCAAAGATGAAGATCGCATCGTCGTCACTCGCTATGACGCGATAAAAGACCAACTCGCGGTGGATATTTATGTAGATAAGAACGGTGATGGCAAGGCTGATCCCAATAAAGATACCTCAGTGCCTCCAGACATGATTCCCGACATTGCCGTTTGCGACGATGCCCCTCATCAATGCGACGTATCTATCACAGATATTAATCCTATCTGGGAGGGGGGACGCCGCTTGGCGATCATGCCGCCTGCGAACCGCTACATCTATACCTGGGTCGATCTCGATAATGACAAACTGGTGAATAGCGCCGGCCCTACTGCTGCGGCTGGGGAGTTCATTTCCTTCGATACGACTAATCAGAGTAAAATTTCAGGCTATCTTAATCTTAGCGGGGCACCCGCTGCTCTTACCGCTGCCAACGTAATAAATTTCATTCGCGGCACCCAGATAACAGGCCTTCGTGACCGGACATTGACGGTAAAGAACGATAGCGGCGTGTCAACGTCGATGGTCTGGAAGTTGGGAGACTCGGTCTATTCGACTCCAGTTGTTGTTGGCGGGCCGAAAGAGCGATACGATGTGCTCTACGGTGACGCTACGTATGTTCCGTTCTATCAGCAATATAGAAACCGGAGGCAGGTGGCCTATTTAGGGGCGAATGATGGAATGCTTCATGCGTTCAATGTAGGATTTTACAATAAAGGAGACGATACCTCTACGTCTCCTACAATCGAGCATGGGTGGTTCTCAAATAGTGCAACTACAGACGGACGCGGCATGAATCGTGGCGACGAGTTGTGGGCATTCATTCCTCAAGAGTTGTTGCCTCATCTGCGTTGGCTTGCCGATCCTTCCTACACACATGTGTATTACGTCGACCTAAAGCCAAAGATCACGGACGCCAGAATTTTTACTCCTGATGCAGATCATCCCAATGGTTGGGGAACAATTCTTATAGGCGGATTCCGCATGGGAGGAAGCTGCGGAAGCTGCACCGGCGGACAAGGTACCCCTATGACATTCGCTGCCGACTTCAACAACGACACGATAGCGGACGCCGCACGGACATTCTATAGCGCATATTTTGTTTTGGATGTTACTAACCCGGAAAAATTACCCCAACTGCTTTGGAGTTATTCGGACACAAACCTCGGTTTGGCAATGAGCTATCCGAGCGTGGTGCGCGTGCGCCCATTGGGTGGAGATAAGACTTTGAATGCCGACGCACAATGGTATGTTCTATTCGGATCCGGTGCGACCAGTTATGATGCCGGTGTTGGTCAGGTAGCGAAAGTATATGCAGTAAATCTGAAAGATCGAATGACCTCGGCAGCATCGACGACTATAACTATCTTTGACGCTGGCGGGACAATCTCAAGTCCGCCTAACTCGTTTGTAGGAGACTTAGCATCTATCGATCGCGATCTTGACTATCGAGCTGATGTGATTTATGGCGGGAAGGTCATCAACGCCTCACCGTGGGAAGGCAAACTGATTCGCCTCACAACCGGATGCTGGAAAGCCTCCTCACCCGTGTGCAATACAGACCCCGGGTTGTGGGGTGTGCCATCCGGTGGGACGGCCCCTGCGCCAACTAGAGCTCCTTCCGAAATTCTGTATCAATTTAAGAATGCAACCGGTGCAACGAAGAACACGTTAGGCCCGTTACCGCAGGCGCCGGGACTTGCGTTGGACGAAGTGGGCAATACTTGGGTTTTTGCCGGAACAGGTCGTTACTACACACAGCTCAGTGGCTCCGGCGATAAGATCGACACCTCAACTCAATTTTTAGTGGGTGTTAAAGACCCCGTATTGCAAGGCTCAGGAGGATGCAGCGATTCGACCATTACCAGCTGCCGTATTGATGATGCAACAAACAATGAGTTGATCGATATGTCGACATCCACCATTTGTCAACTCGGCAACGGCACCTGTGGTGGTTCGACTCAGCAAGTCACGAGTGTTCCGGCCATGGCTTCCGGCGGAACGTATGCTTCACTCATTTCATTGGTTCAAAGTAAGAAGGGATGGTTCACTAAGCTTTCCGTTCCGGCAAGTGGGCCGAGTGAACGTTCCGTCGCAAACCCGGTTGTTATTGGAGGGATTGTATTCTTCCCAACATTCTTGCCAAGCAGCGACGTTTGCGTAGCGGCGGGATCAAGTTCGCTGTATGCCCTGTATTACGTGACGGGCGGCGCATACAGCTCGCCGATAGTCGGAATGACGGGACAAAACATCAACAACAAGACAAGCCTGGGCGAAGGATTGGCAACCACGGTCGCGATTCACCTCGGAGCTCAAGGTGATGGGACAACGGGATCAGGAAGTTTGAGCGGCTTAAAAGGCTGTTCGCAAGCCAGTACCGGGGCGATCAACTGCGTGAATGCCGGTACAGCGTCAGCCGTGGCAAGTCGATATCTCTCGTGGATCAATCAGAAAGATTGA
- a CDS encoding PilX N-terminal domain-containing pilus assembly protein — MMRQRRVSTLGSERGIALLMVMIVMLILTVLGIAAITITGLENRIAGYQRTTEVAADAAESCLSTSVKVIQQTIEAAAVPSALVSTAGPVLTAAETTGTPPTLTMEILGQSDNDADVVTGSGSAGPDYQQNINGYEVKGDIDRLYVQAKAGSGMQFAAGYEGAGSGSAGGGVDVLYRVDCRATLTATGTESRIVGIYACTLTGETCQRKL; from the coding sequence ATGATGCGACAACGTCGGGTTAGCACACTGGGAAGTGAACGAGGCATCGCTCTCTTAATGGTCATGATCGTGATGCTCATCCTCACCGTCCTGGGCATCGCGGCTATCACTATTACCGGACTGGAAAATCGTATTGCCGGGTATCAACGCACAACCGAAGTCGCCGCCGATGCCGCAGAGTCCTGTCTGAGCACTTCAGTAAAAGTGATACAGCAAACAATCGAAGCCGCTGCTGTTCCGAGCGCCTTAGTGTCGACTGCCGGTCCTGTCTTAACCGCGGCGGAAACGACGGGGACGCCTCCTACGTTGACAATGGAAATCTTGGGACAATCTGACAATGACGCAGACGTGGTAACCGGAAGTGGGTCTGCTGGGCCTGACTACCAACAGAATATAAATGGGTACGAAGTCAAAGGCGACATCGATCGGCTTTATGTGCAGGCGAAAGCCGGATCTGGAATGCAATTCGCCGCCGGCTATGAAGGGGCCGGTTCCGGAAGCGCGGGTGGAGGCGTGGATGTGCTGTATCGAGTCGATTGCAGAGCCACATTGACGGCAACCGGAACGGAAAGCCGCATCGTGGGGATATATGCCTGCACTTTGACCGGAGAAACCTGTCAACGAAAGCTTTAG
- the pilV gene encoding type IV pilus modification protein PilV produces MSSGIKRLESQSGFTLIETMLAAVILAIGLLALSGMQSITMKKNIGSSEMTKVTNLAADMVERIQFNRRNVTAYHNITVSSSTTSCPTTATNVMANGDCSQWATLLLNAGLANVVGTVSLNPVPPVVDATGLTRSTVTVRLDWLANSNAGSALSATKTISLVTVVAPE; encoded by the coding sequence ATGAGCTCTGGAATAAAACGGCTGGAGTCGCAATCAGGTTTTACATTGATTGAGACCATGCTGGCGGCCGTAATTTTGGCGATTGGGCTCCTTGCCTTATCGGGGATGCAGTCCATCACCATGAAGAAAAATATCGGCTCCAGCGAGATGACAAAAGTCACCAATCTTGCTGCGGATATGGTGGAACGTATTCAGTTCAATCGACGCAATGTGACGGCCTATCACAACATCACAGTCAGTTCCTCAACCACATCGTGCCCGACAACTGCGACGAACGTCATGGCCAATGGCGATTGTAGCCAATGGGCGACCTTGTTGCTCAACGCAGGATTGGCAAATGTCGTTGGAACCGTTTCGCTCAATCCCGTCCCACCGGTCGTCGATGCCACTGGACTCACACGAAGCACGGTTACCGTGCGCCTTGATTGGCTTGCGAATTCGAATGCAGGGAGTGCGCTGTCGGCCACCAAAACCATCTCTCTCGTGACAGTGGTAGCTCCAGAGTAG